A single genomic interval of Bradyrhizobium sp. AZCC 1693 harbors:
- a CDS encoding alpha/beta fold hydrolase has protein sequence MQTINVNGYDMAYLDIGQGVGGGPPLVCVHGSLCDFRIWSSVLGPLTRKHRVIAPSLRHFFPDHWDGVGDTYSIAQHVDDVIGFIEKLDTRPVDLMGHSRGGHICFRVAQRRPDLLRKLILAEPGGELDATLDPACKPGPSPLATRIAASAELIAKGDIDGGLQLFMDALEGPGAWKRLPATAKQLLRDNATTLIGQMRDQRPPFSKADAESIKTPTLFIGGANTKGTLRQALDALSANVKGARTAMIPGTTHPMFEQAPQKYCEIVLAYLAED, from the coding sequence ATGCAAACCATAAACGTCAACGGCTATGACATGGCCTACCTCGATATCGGCCAAGGCGTAGGCGGTGGCCCGCCGCTGGTCTGCGTCCACGGCTCGCTGTGCGATTTCCGGATCTGGTCGTCGGTGCTGGGTCCCCTGACCCGCAAGCACCGCGTGATCGCGCCGTCGTTGCGGCATTTCTTCCCCGACCATTGGGACGGCGTCGGCGACACCTATTCGATCGCGCAACACGTCGACGACGTCATCGGCTTCATCGAGAAGCTCGATACCCGGCCGGTCGACCTGATGGGCCATTCCCGCGGCGGCCACATCTGCTTTCGCGTCGCGCAGCGCCGGCCTGACCTGTTGCGCAAGCTGATCCTGGCCGAGCCCGGCGGCGAGCTCGACGCCACGCTCGATCCCGCCTGCAAGCCCGGCCCCTCGCCGCTCGCCACGCGGATCGCGGCTTCTGCAGAGTTGATTGCGAAGGGCGATATCGACGGCGGGCTGCAGCTCTTCATGGATGCGCTGGAAGGCCCCGGCGCCTGGAAGCGCCTGCCGGCGACAGCCAAACAGCTTCTGCGCGACAACGCCACGACGCTGATCGGGCAGATGCGTGACCAGCGCCCGCCGTTCTCCAAGGCGGACGCGGAGTCCATCAAGACGCCGACACTGTTCATCGGCGGCGCCAATACCAAGGGCACGCTGCGGCAGGCGCTGGATGCGCTGTCGGCCAACGTGAAGGGCGCGCGCACCGCGATGATCCCGGGCACCACGCACCCGATGTTCGAACAGGCGCCGCAGAAATATTGCGAGATCGTGCTCGCCTATCTCGCAGAGGATTGA
- a CDS encoding methylated-DNA--[protein]-cysteine S-methyltransferase: MTGHHFTIFDTAIGRCGIVWGERGITSVQLPMGDEKKTRTRLQQRHGDLVEAPPPAKVQAAIDGIVELLEGKPNDLADVVLDLDGVPEFNRGVYDIARTIPPGKTMTYGDIARKLGGVELSRDVGQALGRNPCPIVVPCHRVLAAGNKPGGFSANGGVVTKLKMLTIEGAVVNHTPNLFD, from the coding sequence ATGACCGGGCACCATTTTACGATATTCGACACCGCGATCGGCCGCTGCGGCATCGTGTGGGGCGAGCGCGGCATCACCTCTGTGCAATTGCCGATGGGCGATGAAAAGAAGACCCGCACCCGCCTGCAGCAACGCCATGGCGACCTCGTCGAGGCGCCGCCGCCCGCGAAGGTGCAGGCCGCGATCGACGGGATCGTCGAGCTGCTCGAGGGCAAGCCGAACGACCTCGCCGACGTCGTGCTCGACCTCGACGGCGTTCCCGAATTCAACCGCGGCGTCTACGACATCGCGCGCACGATCCCGCCGGGCAAGACCATGACCTATGGCGATATCGCCAGGAAACTCGGTGGCGTCGAGCTGTCGCGCGACGTCGGCCAGGCGCTAGGTCGCAATCCCTGTCCGATCGTGGTGCCGTGTCACCGCGTGCTGGCGGCGGGCAACAAGCCTGGCGGCTTCTCCGCCAATGGCGGGGTGGTAACGAAATTGAAGATGCTGACGATCGAAGGCGCGGTCGTGAACCACACGCCGAACCTGTTCGATTGA